TCGTCTGGCTGTCGGGCTGGGCGCCGCACGAGAGCCAACAACAGCCGCTGAAGCCTGGCTCGGCTAAAACGCGGCTCGCCGACGCGCTGCGCACCGCCGAAATCCCGGCCGGAGAAAAGGCCGGCGGCTGAAGCCCACTCGTCCGCGGCCTGCGCTACGGAAACAGCAAGGCGATCTTGTCGTAGAATGTGCTTTTGAGCGTCGATCCGACGCCGTTCACCACGCCGACAACGGCGACGGCGACGCCTGCTGCGACGATCGCGTATTCGATGGCAGTGGTGCCGTTTTCATCGGCTCGAAAGCGCGTCAGGCTGTGCCGTGCGCGATCGCAGAGTGTCTCGACTGTCATCGCCGCCCTCACTCCTCACTCACTTGGGTCACAGCAGCGTCG
The Rhodoplanes sp. Z2-YC6860 genome window above contains:
- a CDS encoding Flp family type IVb pilin, whose product is MTVETLCDRARHSLTRFRADENGTTAIEYAIVAAGVAVAVVGVVNGVGSTLKSTFYDKIALLFP